One Aegilops tauschii subsp. strangulata cultivar AL8/78 chromosome 7, Aet v6.0, whole genome shotgun sequence genomic window carries:
- the LOC109748088 gene encoding F-box/kelch-repeat protein At1g57790-like, translating to MEVPAPDLSGLPADILISIFQLLECPDLLRSAAVCTFWQKAYSTVRRSGVCPSRQTPCLLYCNEAAGVRALGMYSLSERNAYSLPLPEPPISNWIGSSHGWLVTMDEKSDLMLLNPITGDKIALPPVTTMEHVKPVVNDDGVLEKYKMSFYDGELPRVEDTPYACPLDRYGDLVYLKATLSSDPSAGECTVMLIHQPYAQLSFAKVGDAHWNWLQMHSFYADCIHHDGCFYAMTEAGAIDVFDLNGPSVVHRRILPNLVRMVQKCYIVQAPWGDVLQIIKDESLDPEQPDGETYVTAYEVYKVDFVELKRVKMRGIGEYALFTGKSTTSCFSVKDHPGLMANHLYFTHDDHDELLSGKDDPRDIGVYDLENDTRTNLVDPEPWRTWFPPIWFTPNLAKADAICTCTQGVSTSASTSEVTASS from the coding sequence ATGGAAGTTCCAGCTCCAGATTTGTCCGGGCTACCAGCTGACATACTGATCAGCATATTCCAGTTGCTCGAGTGCCCGGACCTCCTCCGATCCGCCGCCGTCTGCACATTCTGGCAAAAGGCATACTCCACGGTCCGCCGCAGCGGCGTCTGCCCCAGTCGCCAGACCCCCTGTTTACTCTATTGTAACGAGGCCGCCGGCGTGAGGGCACTTGGCATGTACAGTCTCTCCGAACGGAATGCCTACTCCCTGCCCCTCCCTGAACCTCCCATCAGCAACTGGATTGGTTCATCACATGGATGGCTAGTCACCATGGATGAGAAGTCTGACCTGATGCTGCTCAACCCTATCACCGGTGACAAGATTGCACTCCCTCCTGTGACAACCATGGAGCATGTTAAACCTGTTGTAAACGACGACGGGGTTCTTGAAAAGTACAAGATGTCTTTCTACGACGGAGAGCTTCCGAGGGTGGAGGATACACCCTATGCATGCCCTTTGGATAGGTACGGAGATCTGGTCTATCTGAAGGCAACTTTGTCGTCCGATCCATCAGCAGGGGAATGCACTGTCATGCTCATCCATCAGCCGTACGCACAGCTCTCGTTCGCCAAAGTGGGAGATGCTCACTGGAACTGGCTCCAAATGCATAGTTTCTATGCAGATTGCATACACCATGATGGCTGTTTCTACGCAATGACTGAGGCAGGCGCAATCGATGTGTTTGATTTGAACGGACCATCTGTCGTCCACAGAAGGATTTTACCAAATCTAGTTCGGATGGTCCAGAAGTGCTACATTGTTCAGGCACCATGGGGAGATGTCCTCCAAATCATTAAGGACGAGAGTTTGGATCCTGAACAACCAGATGGTGAGACGTATGTCACTGCTTATGAAGTGTACAAGGTTGATTTTGTTGAGCTGAAGCGTGTCAAGATGAGAGGGATAGGTGAATATGCGTTGTTTACTGGGAAAAGCACAACATCTTGCTTTAGCGTAAAGGATCATCCAGGCTTGATGGCAAACCATCTATATTTTACTCATGATGATCACGACGAATTACTCAGCGGCAAAGATGATCCACGTGACATAGGAGTGTACGACTTGGAAAATGATACCAGAACCAATTTGGTTGATCCTGAACCCTGGAGGACGTGGTTCCCTCCCATATGGTTCACACCCAATCTTGCAAAAGCAG